Proteins encoded by one window of Electrophorus electricus isolate fEleEle1 chromosome 17, fEleEle1.pri, whole genome shotgun sequence:
- the mdh2 gene encoding malate dehydrogenase, mitochondrial, giving the protein MFSRVAKPAVDLARYLSTSSQNHARVAVLGASGGIGQPLSLLLKNSPLVSQLSLYDIAHTPGVAADLSHIETRAKVTGHLGPDQLGAALKGCDVVVIPAGVPRKPGMTRDDLFNTNATIVATLSDACARFCPEAMICVIANPVNSTIPITSEVMKKHGVYNPNRVFGVTTLDIVRANTFVAELKGLDPARVNVPVIGGHAGKTIIPLISQCTPKVEFPADELSALTERIQDAGTEVVKAKAGAGSATLSMAYAGARFTFSLLDAMNGKEGVVECAFIRSEETECKYFSTPLLLGKNGIEKNLGLGKLSAFEEKLVAECMAELKTSIKKGEDFVANMKL; this is encoded by the exons ATGTTTTCACGAGTTGCTAAACCAGCAGTTGACCTCGCTCGGTATTTGTCCACATCCTCGCAG AATCATGCCAGGGTGGCGGTGCTAGGGGCATCGGGTGGTATCGGACAGCCCCTGTCCCTCCTGCTGAAGAACAGCCCTCTGGTGAGCCAGCTTTCCCTCTATGACATCGCCCACACGCCTGGAGTGGCTGCAGATCTCAGCCACATTGAGACCCGAGCTAAGGTCACAG GGCACTTGGGCCCCGACCAGCTGGGAGCTGCGCTGAAAGGCTGTGATGTAGTTGTCATCCCTGCTGGAGTCCCTAGAAAACCTG GTATGACCCGTGACGATTTGTTCAACACCAATGCCACTATCGTCGCCACCCTGTCTGATGCCTGTGCACGTTTCTGTCCAGAGGCTATGATCTGCGTCATTGCCAACCCT GTGAACTCCACTATTCCCATCACTTCAGAGGTCATGAAAAAACATGGCGTCTATAACCCCAATAGAGTGTTTGGTGTCACAACACTGGACATCGTCAGGGCAAACACATTTGTCGCTGAGCTTAAG GGTCTTGACCCTGCTCGGGTCAATGTGCCAGTTATTGGAGGTCATGCAGGGAAGACCATCATCCCTCTGATTTCACAG TGCACACCGAAGGTGGAGTTCCCAGCTGACGAGCTGTCTGCTCTGACGGAGAGGATCCAGGACGCAGGGACGGAAGTGGTTAAGGCCAAGGCTGGTGCAG gctctgCCACACTGTCTATGGCCTACGCTGGAGCCAGgttcaccttctctctccttgATGCCATGAATGGGAAGGAGGGAGTGGTGGAGTGCGCCTTCATCAGATCAGAGGAGACTGAATGCAAATACTTTTCCACTCCTCTGCTTTTGGGC AAAAATGGAATTGAGAAGAACCTGGGCCTGGGCAAACTCTCTGCCTTCGAGGAGAAGCTGGTTGCTGAATGCATGGCTGAACTCAAGACCTCCATTAAGAAAGGAGAGGATTTTGTTGCCAACATGAAGCTGTGA
- the ska2 gene encoding spindle and kinetochore-associated protein 2, giving the protein METAVDKLEAMFQKAEADIDYVEKRLKFDFMTSAREKGTVEGNPIQLLENLQAVKERHAALCAQVEEIAAEQKRSMESIRAHLDTTVKLVEELQNKADIQAPPLTEAELEARDAICSSVAAVFETLPAPVIQKELHSHRVCEKVTEVEFEAVPRSIRGNVKLGDLNTLYKELTEHFSLEKNRGPVSLQKMLKLNMKFSDCAVKTLQHLSLIEVDKKGLISLSSRD; this is encoded by the exons ATGGAGACAGCAGTTGATAAGCTGGAGGCTATG ttccAGAAAGCAGAGGCTGATATAGACTATGTGGAAAAGAGACTGAAATTTGACTTCATGACCAGTGCTCGAGAGAAAGGCACTGTGGAG GGAAACCCCATTCAGCTGCTGGAGAACCTGCAAGCTGTGAAGGAGCGCCACGCGGCTCTGTGTGCTCAGGTGGAGGAGATCGCCGCTGAGCAGAAGCGCTCGATGGAGTCAATCCGGGCACACTTGGACACCACAGTCAAGCTTGTGGAAGAACTGCAGAACAAGGCTGATATACAG GCTCCCCCACTCACAGAAGCAGAACTGGAGGCAAGAGATGCCATTTGCTCATCAGTGGCTGCTGTTTTTGAG ACTCTGCCAGCACCTGTCATACAAAAGGAATTACACT CACATCGAGTGTGTGAGAAGGTGACTGAGGTGGAGTTTGAGGCTGTTCCACGAAGTATCCGTGGCAACGTTAAGCTTGGTGATCTCAACACTCTCTACAAGGAGCTAACTGAGCACTTTTCTTTAGAAAAGAACAG GGGGCCAGTAAGCCTGCAGAAGATGCTGAAACTGAACATGAAATTCAGCGACTGTGCAGTTAAAACGCTACAACATCTCTCACTCATCGAAGTAGACAAGAAGGGACTCATTTCTTTGTCTTCAAGGGACTAG